A stretch of Brassica napus cultivar Da-Ae chromosome C6, Da-Ae, whole genome shotgun sequence DNA encodes these proteins:
- the LOC106353205 gene encoding basic leucine zipper 61 isoform X1 yields MAQLPPKIPTMTTTTPHWPDFSSQKLPSIAATAAATAGQQNPSWMDEFLDFSTTRRGTHRRSISDSIAFLETPSSGVGSHHFDRFDDEQFMSMFNDDVHQNHNNQHNNNVGPTRSSSNTSTPSSDDDNKDPLSADHNRMDTTPIPSNVAGNDNNETDEVQSQCKTEPQDGPSLNQDSGGSSGNRIHDPKRVKRILANRQSAQRSRVRKLQYISELERSVTSLQTEVSVLSPRVAFLDHQRLLLNVDNSAIKQRIAALAQDKIFKDAHQEALKREIERLRQVYHQQSLKKMENNVSDQSPADIKPSVEKEQLLNA; encoded by the exons ATGGCACAACTCCCTCCAAAGATCCCAACCATGACGACTACGACGCCGCATTGGCCTGACTTTTCCTCCCAAAAACTACCTTCCATTGCCGCAACAGCCGCCGCAACCGCGGGACAACAGAATCCTTCGTGGATGGACGAGTTTCTCGACTTCTCAACGACTCGTCGTGGGACACACCGTCGTTCAATAAGCGACTCCATCGCGTTCCTAGAAACTCCTTCCTCAGGCGTCGGAAGCCACCACTTCGACAGGTTCGACGATGAGCAGTTCATGTCCATGTTCAACGACGACGTACACCAAAACCACAATAACCAACACAACAACAATGTGGGTCCTACGCGTTCTTCTTCCAATACCTCCACGCCGTCCAGCGACGATGACAACAAAGACCCACTATCGGCCGATCATAATCGCATGGACACCACACCTATTCCCAGCAACGTCGCCGGTAACGATAATAACGAAACAGACGAGGTTCAAAGCCAGTGCAAGACGGAGCCACAAGATGGCCCGTCGTTAAATCAAGACTCCGGTGGAAGCTCCGGTAATCGGATTCACGATCCCAAAAGGGtaaaaag AATTTTAGCAAATAGGCAATCAGCACAGAGATCAAGGGTGAGGAAACTGCAATACATATCAGAGCTTGAACGGAGCGTTACTTCATTGCAG ACGGAAGTTTCAGTGTTATCGCCACGAGTTGCGTTTTTGGATCACCAGCGACTGCTTCTCAACGTTGACAATAGCGCTATCAAGCAACGTATCGCCGCTTTAGCACAAgacaaaattttcaaagacg CTCACCAAGAAGCATTGAAGAGAGAAATAGAGAGACTTCGACAAGTATATCATCAACAGAGCCTCAAGAAAATGGAGAATAATGTCTCCGACCAATCTCCAGCCGATATCAAACCGTCCGTTGAGAAAGAGCAGCTCCTCAATGCCTAA
- the LOC106353205 gene encoding basic leucine zipper 61 isoform X2: protein MAQLPPKIPTMTTTTPHWPDFSSQKLPSIAATAAATAGQQNPSWMDEFLDFSTTRRGTHRRSISDSIAFLETPSSGVGSHHFDRFDDEQFMSMFNDDVHQNHNNQHNNNVGPTRSSSNTSTPSSDDDNKDPLSADHNRMDTTPIPSNVAGNDNNETDEVQSQCKTEPQDGPSLNQDSGGSSGNRIHDPKRVKRILANRQSAQRSRVRKLQYISELERSVTSLQTEVSVLSPRVAFLDHQRLLLNVDNSAIKQRIAALAQDKIFKDATKIKITWLINNSLINKLEQLSMCAHMTQVNKNM, encoded by the exons ATGGCACAACTCCCTCCAAAGATCCCAACCATGACGACTACGACGCCGCATTGGCCTGACTTTTCCTCCCAAAAACTACCTTCCATTGCCGCAACAGCCGCCGCAACCGCGGGACAACAGAATCCTTCGTGGATGGACGAGTTTCTCGACTTCTCAACGACTCGTCGTGGGACACACCGTCGTTCAATAAGCGACTCCATCGCGTTCCTAGAAACTCCTTCCTCAGGCGTCGGAAGCCACCACTTCGACAGGTTCGACGATGAGCAGTTCATGTCCATGTTCAACGACGACGTACACCAAAACCACAATAACCAACACAACAACAATGTGGGTCCTACGCGTTCTTCTTCCAATACCTCCACGCCGTCCAGCGACGATGACAACAAAGACCCACTATCGGCCGATCATAATCGCATGGACACCACACCTATTCCCAGCAACGTCGCCGGTAACGATAATAACGAAACAGACGAGGTTCAAAGCCAGTGCAAGACGGAGCCACAAGATGGCCCGTCGTTAAATCAAGACTCCGGTGGAAGCTCCGGTAATCGGATTCACGATCCCAAAAGGGtaaaaag AATTTTAGCAAATAGGCAATCAGCACAGAGATCAAGGGTGAGGAAACTGCAATACATATCAGAGCTTGAACGGAGCGTTACTTCATTGCAG ACGGAAGTTTCAGTGTTATCGCCACGAGTTGCGTTTTTGGATCACCAGCGACTGCTTCTCAACGTTGACAATAGCGCTATCAAGCAACGTATCGCCGCTTTAGCACAAgacaaaattttcaaagacg CTACCAAGATCAAGATCACATGGTTGATAAATAATAGCCTGATTAATAAGCTAGAACAACTGTCCATGTGTGCCCATATGACACAAGTTAACAAAAACATGTGA